One region of Limnospira fusiformis SAG 85.79 genomic DNA includes:
- the rfbC gene encoding dTDP-4-dehydrorhamnose 3,5-epimerase: MNVIPTKIPDVFLVEPKVFGDDRGFFFESFNQKVFTEKTGVTTDFVQDNHSRSSQGVLRGLHYQIQQTQGKLLRVVLGEVFDVAVDIRKSSPTFGQWVGYYLSAENKQQLWIPPGFAHGFLVTSPVAEVLYKTTDYYAPQYERSLLWNDPDIAIEWPLESLEPKLSEKDKNGNTLTNAELFE; this comes from the coding sequence ATGAACGTTATTCCCACGAAAATTCCTGATGTTTTCCTGGTAGAACCCAAAGTTTTTGGAGACGATCGCGGTTTTTTCTTTGAAAGTTTTAACCAGAAAGTATTTACCGAAAAAACAGGTGTAACCACAGACTTTGTACAAGACAATCATTCTCGGTCTAGTCAAGGAGTGTTGCGGGGTCTCCATTATCAAATTCAACAAACCCAAGGTAAACTACTTAGGGTAGTCCTAGGAGAAGTTTTTGATGTAGCAGTAGATATTCGGAAAAGTTCCCCAACTTTTGGTCAGTGGGTAGGCTATTATCTGAGTGCTGAAAATAAGCAACAATTGTGGATTCCTCCCGGATTTGCTCATGGTTTTTTAGTAACTTCTCCTGTAGCTGAGGTTCTCTATAAAACCACTGATTATTATGCACCACAGTATGAGCGATCGCTTCTCTGGAATGACCCAGATATCGCCATTGAATGGCCCCTAGAATCCCTAGAACCTAAGTTATCTGAAAAAGATAAAAATGGCAACACTTTGACCAATGCAGAGCTTTTTGAATAA
- a CDS encoding ABC transporter transmembrane domain-containing protein — protein MTTSAVSNLQIQEFLLEISPFDRISEKGLRDILPQCQLLSYRTGQPIFERDKLPTQVAVIYQGQARLLAYDSRSQRHTSLQLLGAKEILGWAGLLRGVPCETVIASTEMICISIPAAVFMKLMEKEPQFAEAFRDHAAISEVFELLSQNLQQVANSGGNIKEMTKEYWPDAIVVNLLNGQTKGSDLKFRLDANRLWLVSSGVVGDYSIGNGINLETLGKSLKVEGPRGARLVGLRTAPTRTEVVSEEDTSKDGLKALLPNVIPAPETPPEPELDSSQQIQRFPLVRGRGTVDAPLACFNMLSKHFRVNFRKELIRRIIEGQLETAGSLTLQACGAIAQMMGITAQLVQVPSKALCRLKAPAMIPWRNSFAIIYSISEKQLIMASPEEGVVKMRPGQFVEVYGEACQVLLLQETKGDQQEQFSFWWFVPAIMEHRGVFVEVLLSSFFVQLFGLVNPLLTMIIIDKVMGQRNIDALNILAFLMLGVALFEALLSALRTYLFVDTTNRLDVKLSSEVIDHLLRLPLNYFDNRKVGDLMARVGELSNIRNFLTGTALTVVLDAVFSVVYVAVMFYLNVTMALVALAPLPLFALIIIINSPIIQRLLRRKAELYGHSQAYLVEVLNGMQTVKAQNIELTSRWEWQGRYARYMSSSFKTILTQTAANSISGFLNKLSALALLWVGAYLVINNELTIGGLIAFRIIAGNVTGSLLRFVSVWQSFQEVGMSVERLRDVLDTAPEADEADRNNIPMPEIDGSVIFEEVSFRFGPSGPLQLANINLEFPAGSFVAIVGLSGSGKSTLMKLLERLYPPMSGRIKIDNYDINKVELYSLRRQIGVVLQDTLLFSGTVQENIALTNPEASTDEIIRAAKVADAHEFIMGLPNGYNTVVGERGSGLSGGQRQRIAIARTVLQKPRLLILDEATSALDYQSERLVSQNLSQEFHDRTVFFITHRLSAIKNADAIIMMDQGSIVEQGTHDELMAIKGRYYCLYQQQEAQQ, from the coding sequence ATGACCACATCTGCCGTTTCCAACCTACAGATCCAGGAATTTCTGCTGGAAATTAGCCCCTTCGATCGCATTAGCGAAAAGGGGCTACGAGACATATTACCGCAATGTCAGTTATTAAGCTACCGGACAGGACAACCAATTTTTGAGCGAGACAAACTCCCCACCCAGGTAGCAGTAATTTACCAGGGACAAGCTCGACTGTTAGCATACGACTCCAGAAGCCAACGCCATACCAGCTTACAACTACTAGGAGCCAAAGAAATCCTGGGATGGGCTGGTTTGCTAAGGGGAGTTCCCTGCGAAACAGTGATCGCTTCGACAGAGATGATTTGTATAAGCATCCCGGCGGCGGTCTTTATGAAACTAATGGAGAAAGAACCCCAGTTTGCGGAGGCATTTCGGGACCATGCAGCCATATCAGAAGTATTTGAATTACTGAGCCAAAACCTGCAACAGGTGGCGAACTCCGGCGGTAACATCAAAGAAATGACCAAAGAATATTGGCCAGATGCGATCGTCGTCAACCTGCTAAACGGTCAAACCAAAGGCTCTGATCTAAAATTCAGACTAGATGCCAATCGTCTCTGGTTAGTCAGTAGCGGAGTGGTGGGAGATTATTCTATCGGAAATGGCATCAATTTAGAAACCTTGGGTAAAAGCCTGAAAGTCGAAGGACCGAGGGGAGCGCGACTGGTAGGTTTGCGAACAGCACCGACGCGGACGGAAGTAGTATCAGAAGAAGACACCTCAAAAGACGGGTTAAAAGCATTATTACCCAATGTTATCCCCGCGCCAGAAACCCCGCCAGAGCCAGAACTAGACTCGTCCCAACAAATTCAAAGATTCCCCCTAGTGCGGGGACGGGGTACTGTTGACGCTCCCTTAGCTTGCTTCAATATGTTGAGTAAGCATTTTCGGGTAAATTTCCGCAAAGAACTAATTAGGCGCATCATTGAAGGTCAGCTAGAAACGGCGGGTTCTCTAACCCTGCAAGCCTGTGGTGCGATCGCTCAAATGATGGGAATTACCGCCCAGTTAGTGCAAGTCCCCTCCAAAGCCTTATGCCGACTGAAGGCTCCCGCGATGATCCCGTGGCGCAATAGCTTTGCGATCATTTATAGCATCAGTGAAAAACAACTGATCATGGCATCCCCCGAAGAAGGGGTAGTAAAGATGCGCCCTGGCCAGTTTGTGGAAGTTTACGGAGAAGCCTGTCAAGTTCTCCTACTCCAAGAAACCAAAGGCGACCAGCAGGAACAGTTCAGCTTCTGGTGGTTTGTTCCAGCCATTATGGAACACCGGGGAGTATTTGTAGAAGTCCTGCTCTCCTCCTTCTTTGTGCAACTCTTCGGCTTGGTGAACCCCCTGCTGACCATGATCATCATCGATAAGGTGATGGGACAGCGCAACATTGACGCTCTCAATATTTTGGCATTTTTGATGTTGGGGGTAGCTCTATTTGAAGCCTTGCTGTCTGCGCTGCGAACATATCTGTTTGTTGACACCACCAACCGACTCGATGTTAAACTCAGTTCCGAAGTAATTGACCACCTATTACGCCTACCTCTCAACTATTTCGATAACCGCAAGGTCGGAGACTTGATGGCACGGGTGGGGGAACTCAGTAATATCCGTAACTTCCTCACAGGTACAGCCTTAACCGTAGTGTTGGACGCGGTTTTCTCCGTGGTTTATGTGGCGGTCATGTTCTATCTGAATGTGACTATGGCTCTAGTGGCTTTAGCACCCCTACCCCTGTTTGCTCTGATTATTATCATCAACTCCCCCATTATCCAAAGACTACTCAGGAGAAAAGCTGAGTTGTACGGTCACTCCCAAGCCTATCTGGTGGAGGTGCTTAACGGTATGCAAACCGTGAAGGCTCAAAATATTGAGTTGACCTCCCGCTGGGAATGGCAGGGACGCTATGCCCGTTATATGAGCTCTAGTTTCAAAACTATTCTCACCCAGACCGCGGCTAACTCCATTAGTGGGTTTTTGAATAAACTTTCAGCCTTGGCTCTGTTGTGGGTAGGGGCCTATTTGGTGATTAATAATGAACTGACTATCGGGGGATTGATTGCCTTCCGAATTATTGCTGGAAACGTGACCGGATCTCTGTTGCGCTTTGTCAGTGTGTGGCAAAGTTTCCAAGAGGTGGGAATGTCTGTAGAACGTCTGCGAGATGTCTTAGATACGGCTCCTGAAGCTGACGAAGCCGATCGCAATAATATCCCCATGCCGGAAATTGATGGCTCTGTTATCTTTGAAGAGGTATCTTTCCGTTTTGGACCCAGTGGCCCTTTGCAATTGGCAAATATTAATTTAGAATTCCCGGCCGGCTCCTTTGTGGCAATTGTGGGGTTGAGTGGTTCCGGTAAAAGTACGTTGATGAAACTCCTCGAACGTCTCTATCCACCTATGTCGGGCCGGATTAAAATTGATAATTACGATATCAATAAGGTGGAACTATATTCCCTCCGTCGTCAAATTGGGGTGGTGCTTCAGGATACTTTGCTATTTAGTGGGACAGTACAGGAAAATATCGCCCTCACTAACCCAGAAGCTAGTACCGATGAAATTATCCGAGCAGCTAAGGTGGCTGATGCCCATGAGTTTATTATGGGTTTACCTAATGGGTACAATACGGTGGTGGGTGAGCGTGGTTCCGGTCTCTCTGGTGGACAGCGACAACGGATTGCGATCGCCCGCACGGTTCTACAAAAGCCAAGGCTATTGATTCTTGATGAGGCAACTAGCGCCCTCGATTATCAGTCAGAACGCTTAGTTAGTCAAAATCTCAGTCAAGAATTTCATGATCGCACCGTGTTCTTTATTACCCACCGCCTCAGCGCTATCAAAAATGCGGATGCTATCATTATGATGGATCAAGGCTCCATTGTAGAACAAGGAACCCATGATGAGTTAATGGCTATCAAAGGACGTTACTATTGCCTGTATCAACAACAAGAGGCACAACAGTAA
- a CDS encoding glucose-1-phosphate thymidylyltransferase, with the protein MKALILSGGKGTRLRPLTYTGAKQLVPVANKPILWYGIEGIVAAGITDIGIIISPETGEEVKSLTGKGDRFGAKITYILQDTPAGLAHAVKIAQPFLGNSPFIMYLGDNLIQNPLSPFLEQFKQKQLDGLILLRPVENPTSFGVAVVGDNGRVLQLVEKPQNPPSNLALVGVYFFDNTIHEAIANIQPSARGELEITDAIQQLINTDKQVDACTLEGWWLDTGKKDDLLSANQIILDERSTYNVEGDVDPQSQIIGRVKIGRGTKLINCTIRGPVIIGENCHLENSFIGPYTSIADAVNLIDAEIEHSVILSEAKIININHRIVDTLIGRRAQLTTAPQRPKALRFMLGDDSQVELT; encoded by the coding sequence ATGAAAGCATTAATTCTTTCTGGTGGTAAAGGAACTCGACTAAGACCCCTCACTTATACTGGTGCAAAACAACTCGTTCCCGTCGCTAATAAACCTATTTTATGGTACGGAATTGAAGGAATTGTCGCGGCGGGAATTACCGATATTGGCATTATTATTAGTCCTGAAACTGGCGAAGAAGTTAAAAGTTTGACAGGTAAAGGCGATCGATTTGGCGCAAAAATTACTTATATTTTGCAAGATACCCCCGCTGGTCTAGCTCATGCCGTAAAAATTGCCCAGCCTTTTTTGGGTAATTCTCCCTTTATTATGTACTTGGGAGATAACCTAATTCAAAATCCCCTATCTCCCTTTTTGGAACAGTTTAAACAAAAGCAGCTTGATGGTTTGATTTTGCTGCGACCCGTCGAAAATCCCACCTCTTTCGGTGTCGCCGTTGTCGGTGATAATGGTCGGGTATTACAGTTGGTAGAAAAACCCCAAAATCCTCCCTCAAATTTAGCCTTGGTCGGGGTTTATTTCTTTGATAATACTATTCATGAGGCTATAGCTAATATTCAGCCTTCCGCTAGGGGAGAGTTGGAAATTACTGATGCTATTCAACAACTAATCAACACTGATAAGCAAGTCGATGCTTGTACCCTCGAAGGTTGGTGGTTAGATACGGGTAAAAAAGATGATTTACTCAGTGCTAATCAGATTATTTTGGATGAACGTTCTACCTATAATGTTGAAGGAGATGTTGACCCCCAAAGTCAGATTATTGGACGGGTTAAAATTGGTCGGGGAACTAAGTTGATTAACTGTACTATTAGGGGTCCCGTCATAATTGGCGAAAATTGTCACCTGGAAAATAGTTTTATTGGTCCTTATACCAGTATTGCTGATGCTGTCAATTTGATTGATGCTGAAATTGAGCATAGTGTGATTTTATCCGAGGCGAAAATTATTAATATTAATCACCGCATTGTTGATACTCTAATTGGTCGCCGCGCTCAATTGACTACCGCACCACAAAGACCCAAGGCTTTACGGTTTATGTTGGGGGATGATTCTCAGGTGGAATTGACTTGA
- a CDS encoding glycosyltransferase family 2 protein gives MIYWIVVNYHSTDLIETLIQSIANSSSLDHQIIIVNNSPQDKSIWKLHTKQVIILDASHNLGFGRACNLGLQWVYQRDNNAWVWLVNPDVVIPEDTPNQILAVLRKNPQFSILGTLVYQPDGRVWFGGGEFIQETGLIVQQQHLPASVSDCIPTTWVTACSLLMNLKKFGNCPQFDEDYFLYYEDFDLCLRYSKLGHQIGMTPHIGVIHHPSSITGRNPHLKLKHSIYSYLLSLEKHAKSSACWYRILRITVVSLITFPRYHQASLAKLMGVVDYVKYRVLG, from the coding sequence GTGATTTATTGGATAGTTGTTAATTATCACTCTACTGATTTGATTGAGACACTCATTCAATCTATCGCTAATAGTTCAAGTCTTGACCATCAGATTATTATTGTCAACAACTCCCCCCAAGATAAAAGCATCTGGAAACTACACACCAAACAAGTCATTATTTTAGATGCTTCCCACAATTTAGGATTTGGTCGCGCCTGTAATTTGGGGTTACAGTGGGTTTATCAGCGAGACAACAATGCTTGGGTGTGGCTAGTTAATCCTGATGTTGTCATTCCAGAAGATACCCCTAACCAAATTTTAGCGGTCTTGAGGAAAAATCCCCAATTCTCAATTTTGGGAACATTAGTTTATCAACCTGATGGACGGGTTTGGTTTGGGGGAGGAGAATTTATACAGGAAACTGGCTTGATTGTCCAGCAACAGCATCTCCCCGCATCGGTCTCTGATTGTATCCCCACTACCTGGGTTACCGCTTGTAGCTTGTTAATGAATCTCAAAAAATTCGGAAACTGTCCTCAGTTTGATGAAGATTATTTTTTATATTACGAAGATTTTGACCTGTGTTTGCGTTATAGTAAACTCGGACATCAAATTGGGATGACTCCCCACATTGGGGTAATTCACCATCCCTCATCGATTACTGGGAGAAATCCTCATCTGAAACTCAAACATAGTATCTATAGCTATCTGCTGAGTTTAGAAAAACACGCTAAAAGTTCGGCTTGCTGGTATCGAATACTACGGATTACTGTGGTTTCCCTAATCACTTTTCCCCGTTATCATCAGGCTAGTTTAGCTAAATTAATGGGAGTTGTAGACTATGTAAAATATAGGGTTTTGGGATAA
- a CDS encoding chromosome partitioning protein ParA: MKSASISEQPVILEKPGLLSHLFLWMIMLVSTTSVIWAYFANIEQTVPAMGQLALTSGAREIQAPTTGAVVRLHVENGDRVERNQPILTFSPTNPSADLRAVETLRATLEKENEFYESIVNNQITTNLPPQLADLIRDREARSQENQTLQSLVDELYHGRGTAMSFSPAMAGLVANYRAEYQSRVATGQLKIIELERQLQQNRDSLRAATEKLEYTQNQLTYSEQQLNLAGNQLSKSEELLSVNESILAQISPLVEQGAMSDLQRKQREQEILRSQNEVIGQQDRIEQRQGEINQRRREIQEQRAEIQRLENEEQRTLASISRAQEELQNTKDSWARDIYNRIQENHKQIASSDSQLSRSRLENEKRISDIKSQIEKLQEQRNTQVLRAPASGIIFELEPSTKSNAALDMNQDEICSYVINSILRPGDPMPSRCDEAYFEAQQTQPLVTILDDDQGLKAEVHINNSDMALVLNALRMKRELLTPFDGKEVAGEVIECQVEKDCICPTSAAAREEIGIADEQCIGVEVNIDAFPSNEFGTVPGELIWISQNAIPPEEGRPFFSFRANIKLERQYFMLNEDIPGQEIQIKLQSGMAVNTKVNIGSRTVLQMLFSRLTGKFESITDLR; this comes from the coding sequence ATGAAATCAGCATCTATTTCTGAACAACCGGTCATCCTAGAAAAACCTGGCCTCCTCTCCCACTTGTTTCTGTGGATGATTATGCTAGTAAGCACCACATCGGTCATTTGGGCTTATTTTGCTAATATTGAGCAAACGGTTCCAGCTATGGGACAATTGGCCCTGACATCGGGAGCTAGGGAAATTCAAGCCCCAACTACTGGCGCGGTGGTCCGCTTGCACGTGGAAAATGGCGATCGGGTCGAAAGAAATCAGCCTATACTTACTTTTAGCCCCACTAATCCTAGCGCTGATCTGCGCGCGGTTGAAACTTTGCGAGCTACCCTAGAAAAGGAAAACGAGTTCTATGAGAGCATTGTTAATAATCAAATTACTACTAACTTACCCCCACAGTTAGCAGATTTGATCAGAGACAGAGAAGCTCGCAGTCAAGAAAATCAAACTCTACAATCCTTGGTGGACGAACTTTACCATGGCCGAGGAACTGCTATGAGTTTTAGCCCGGCTATGGCTGGTTTAGTGGCTAACTATCGCGCTGAATATCAATCAAGAGTTGCTACCGGCCAACTGAAAATTATAGAACTGGAAAGACAGCTTCAGCAAAATCGAGATTCTTTGCGTGCTGCCACCGAAAAGCTCGAATATACACAAAATCAATTGACTTATTCGGAACAGCAGTTGAACTTGGCTGGCAATCAGTTATCTAAGTCGGAGGAACTCCTGAGTGTTAATGAGTCGATTTTAGCTCAGATTTCTCCGTTGGTTGAGCAAGGGGCTATGTCTGACCTGCAACGCAAACAGCGGGAACAGGAAATACTCAGAAGTCAAAATGAAGTCATCGGACAACAAGATAGAATTGAACAGCGCCAAGGTGAAATTAACCAGCGCCGTCGGGAGATTCAAGAGCAACGGGCAGAAATTCAACGCCTGGAAAATGAAGAACAGCGCACTCTGGCTTCCATCTCCCGCGCTCAGGAAGAGTTGCAAAATACTAAGGATTCCTGGGCTAGAGATATCTACAATCGTATTCAAGAAAATCATAAACAAATTGCCAGCTCTGATTCTCAACTCAGCCGCTCACGATTGGAGAATGAAAAAAGAATCTCTGACATTAAGTCTCAAATTGAAAAGTTGCAGGAACAGAGAAATACTCAGGTTTTGAGAGCACCTGCTTCGGGGATTATCTTTGAATTGGAGCCTTCGACTAAATCTAATGCTGCTTTGGATATGAATCAGGATGAGATTTGCTCCTATGTCATCAATTCCATTCTCCGGCCTGGCGATCCTATGCCTTCCCGTTGTGATGAAGCCTATTTTGAGGCTCAACAAACTCAACCTCTGGTCACGATTTTAGATGATGATCAAGGCTTAAAAGCAGAGGTTCATATCAATAACAGTGATATGGCACTGGTGTTAAATGCTCTGCGGATGAAACGGGAGTTGTTGACTCCTTTTGATGGTAAGGAAGTGGCAGGAGAGGTGATTGAGTGTCAGGTGGAAAAAGACTGCATCTGTCCTACTTCGGCGGCGGCACGAGAGGAAATTGGCATTGCTGATGAGCAGTGTATTGGGGTGGAAGTTAATATTGATGCCTTCCCTTCTAATGAGTTTGGCACGGTTCCGGGTGAGTTGATATGGATTAGCCAAAATGCTATTCCTCCAGAAGAAGGTCGCCCATTCTTTTCCTTTAGGGCAAATATTAAGTTGGAAAGACAATATTTTATGCTCAATGAAGATATACCAGGACAGGAAATTCAGATTAAATTGCAGTCTGGTATGGCAGTCAATACTAAGGTTAATATCGGTAGCCGCACGGTTCTGCAAATGCTGTTTAGCCGACTCACAGGTAAGTTTGAAAGTATCACTGACTTGAGATAA
- a CDS encoding Uma2 family endonuclease — MDINKCKQPGDNHSYHQLQSELFCFTFAPPQYSRDRILMANNMSLYYDPLNPTWCEYPDWFAVVGLSESLVDLPRKQGYYTWQEGRRPAMVMEFLPSRDESAKQPSSPQQPTAWEVYEQILGIPFYVIFDYTTNSLQLFKLLGDRYQKQELNNNQFWFPGLDLGLGLWSGEYQGLKRFWLRWYDSRGHWIPLPEELPSDTSASVSVEDSQPSQTPSKLGQHLQQLGIVTHKI, encoded by the coding sequence ATGGATATCAACAAGTGTAAACAGCCCGGAGATAATCACAGCTATCATCAGCTACAGTCGGAATTATTTTGCTTCACTTTTGCACCTCCTCAATATTCGAGAGATCGGATTTTGATGGCTAATAATATGAGTCTCTATTATGACCCATTAAACCCCACCTGGTGCGAATATCCCGATTGGTTTGCGGTAGTTGGTTTATCTGAGTCTCTAGTTGATTTACCTCGGAAACAAGGCTATTATACCTGGCAGGAAGGACGACGACCAGCAATGGTTATGGAGTTTCTCCCTAGCCGAGATGAATCAGCCAAACAACCATCATCACCTCAACAACCTACAGCTTGGGAGGTTTATGAGCAAATTCTGGGGATTCCTTTCTATGTGATTTTTGACTATACTACCAATAGTTTACAGTTGTTTAAGCTGTTAGGCGATCGCTATCAGAAACAGGAGTTAAACAACAATCAGTTTTGGTTTCCTGGATTAGATTTGGGTCTCGGCTTGTGGTCTGGAGAATACCAAGGCTTAAAGCGCTTTTGGCTGCGTTGGTATGATAGCCGTGGTCATTGGATTCCTCTCCCAGAAGAGTTACCGTCAGACACATCAGCATCGGTTTCTGTAGAGGATAGCCAACCCTCTCAGACACCATCTAAACTCGGTCAGCATTTACAACAATTGGGAATCGTTACCCACAAGATTTAA
- the rfbD gene encoding dTDP-4-dehydrorhamnose reductase: protein MRILLTGKNGQLGSELQPLLTPLGEVFAVGRDTLDLAKPDAISSLMAEIQPHIVVNAAAYTAVDKAETETDLATAINGIAPGILAAESQRINAKLIHVSTDYVFDGTQSHPYVETDPTNPLGQYGASKLAGEQAILATDANYAIIRTAWVYGAGGTGNFVKTMLRLGGEREELKVVMDQVGTPTWTGDLATAIVRLIPQLNSETSGIYHYTNSGVTSWYDFAIAIFEEAKLLGLPLKIQQVIPITTAEYPTPARRPAYSVLNGKKLATLLGNHPPQWRSGLRTMLTTLVNQG, encoded by the coding sequence ATGCGTATTTTACTAACCGGAAAAAACGGACAATTAGGCTCAGAATTACAACCTTTACTCACTCCCCTGGGTGAGGTTTTCGCCGTCGGACGAGATACCCTAGATTTAGCTAAACCTGATGCTATCTCATCATTAATGGCAGAGATTCAACCTCATATAGTCGTTAATGCTGCCGCCTATACAGCCGTTGATAAAGCCGAAACAGAAACCGATTTAGCCACCGCTATTAATGGCATAGCACCCGGTATTTTAGCCGCCGAAAGCCAGCGGATTAATGCTAAATTAATTCACGTCTCCACCGATTATGTCTTTGATGGAACCCAAAGTCATCCCTATGTCGAAACCGACCCCACTAACCCATTAGGACAGTATGGTGCATCAAAATTAGCCGGAGAACAAGCCATTTTAGCCACTGATGCGAATTATGCCATTATTCGCACCGCCTGGGTTTATGGCGCAGGAGGAACCGGAAACTTTGTCAAAACTATGCTGCGTTTAGGTGGGGAACGAGAAGAGTTGAAAGTCGTCATGGATCAGGTGGGGACTCCCACTTGGACAGGAGATTTAGCTACCGCAATTGTCCGGTTAATTCCCCAATTAAATTCAGAAACATCTGGTATCTATCATTATACTAATAGTGGTGTTACCAGTTGGTATGATTTTGCGATCGCTATTTTTGAGGAAGCTAAATTATTGGGTTTACCTCTGAAAATTCAACAGGTTATTCCCATTACAACCGCTGAATATCCTACTCCCGCGCGTCGTCCGGCTTATTCGGTTTTGAATGGTAAAAAGTTAGCCACCCTCCTGGGAAATCATCCTCCTCAGTGGCGGTCTGGACTCCGAACTATGCTCACAACCCTAGTTAACCAAGGCTAA
- a CDS encoding peptidylprolyl isomerase → MTGVYKVGETIIKAEEIPSRLKHYQMMVQFVREVILDEAIADITCTEEEAAAALEKFAAQHQLTSPEAQKAWLNLNKLTLEEAQAIAERPIKIEKFKRERWTNKVESHFITRKSSLDHVVYSLIRTKNPGLAHELYFRISEGEQEFSEAAREYSDGPESRTGGIMGPVSLAQPHPAISKLLAVSQPGQLWPPRPLSEWMVIIRLEKFIPAQLDESMRRHLIDELFETWLREEIAKVGCLEPLHTEVSSVS, encoded by the coding sequence ATGACCGGAGTGTACAAAGTCGGAGAGACTATTATTAAGGCAGAGGAGATCCCCTCGCGACTAAAGCACTATCAGATGATGGTGCAATTTGTGCGGGAGGTAATTTTAGACGAAGCGATCGCCGACATTACCTGTACAGAAGAGGAAGCAGCGGCGGCGCTGGAAAAATTTGCAGCCCAACACCAACTGACCTCTCCAGAAGCTCAAAAAGCCTGGTTAAACTTAAATAAACTAACCTTAGAGGAAGCTCAGGCGATCGCCGAGCGTCCGATTAAAATAGAAAAATTCAAGCGTGAACGGTGGACTAACAAAGTAGAAAGCCACTTTATCACCAGGAAAAGTAGCTTAGATCATGTAGTGTATTCTTTAATCAGGACCAAAAATCCCGGACTAGCCCACGAATTGTATTTTCGCATATCCGAAGGAGAGCAAGAATTTTCCGAAGCCGCACGGGAATACTCAGATGGGCCAGAATCCCGAACTGGGGGAATCATGGGGCCAGTGTCCTTAGCTCAACCCCACCCGGCAATTAGTAAACTGTTAGCAGTAAGTCAACCGGGGCAACTGTGGCCCCCGCGTCCTTTATCAGAATGGATGGTAATTATTAGACTAGAAAAATTTATCCCAGCCCAACTCGATGAGTCCATGCGCCGTCATTTAATTGACGAACTATTTGAGACTTGGCTCCGAGAGGAAATAGCCAAAGTTGGCTGTCTTGAACCCCTGCATACTGAGGTGTCTTCCGTATCATGA